A DNA window from Meiothermus cerbereus DSM 11376 contains the following coding sequences:
- a CDS encoding type II toxin-antitoxin system CcdA family antitoxin — protein MKVKTSITLSQEVLAAIDKLHPNRSEFLEKAARSYLRALRQAERDARDRALYEKYAAELNQQALETLEYSAYYNEEDERAAR, from the coding sequence ATGAAAGTCAAGACTTCTATCACACTCTCCCAAGAGGTACTGGCCGCCATTGATAAGTTGCACCCCAACCGCTCGGAGTTCCTGGAGAAGGCCGCCCGGTCTTACCTGCGTGCGCTTCGCCAGGCCGAGCGGGACGCACGCGACCGCGCCCTGTACGAAAAATACGCAGCCGAGCTGAACCAGCAGGCCCTCGAGACCCTCGAGTACTCCGCCTACTACAACGAGGAAGACGAGCGTGCGGCGAGGTGA
- a CDS encoding arginine--tRNA ligase, whose protein sequence is MLASRPEIKSQLKAAIAQAMEALGLSEWPEIVVQETPPDKEGDYGTPVAMSLARTLRKAPPQIAADLLQNIQLPAWVRRAFVVGGYLNFELEPAFLVQSATLPLAPFPRAEGKVLLEHTSVNPNKELHVGHLRNICLGDSLARILRFAGRQVEVMNYIDDTGRQAAESLFALQYFGLKETPAQVKYDHWVGQAYVRLHQAMENPAQKANIEQGVQATLHRLEAGELRGEVDKILRAQLQTMYRLGAEYSALVWESDIVREGLLGKAMQALESSPYVSRPSEGKYAGALVMDTSAFIPGLEDPYLVLIRSNGTSTYTAKDIALQFWKMGLLEGLQFVEYDTQPSGTPLYSSHPEGVHMPFGGASETINVVDARQSHALRVVQASLEVEGRHDLAEKCFHLAYETVLLEGRQMSGRKGIVVSVDEVMDEAVKRVRALIAEKNPDHPSPEQAAEQIGVGAVRFAMLKTEAKKQIDFRYDQALSFEGDTGPYIQYAYARAGSILRKAEEQGVLQEEADFAQATPYEVALAKTLLRFPEAVQDAARNKAPHIVAQYLLELAAAWSSFYNAKTPEGKPATPVLTAPAGLRGVRLELVRALRQTLKQGLGLLGLEAPEVM, encoded by the coding sequence GTGTTAGCCTCTCGCCCCGAGATCAAGTCCCAGCTCAAAGCAGCCATTGCCCAGGCCATGGAGGCCCTGGGCTTGAGCGAATGGCCCGAGATTGTCGTGCAGGAAACCCCACCCGACAAAGAAGGCGATTACGGTACGCCGGTGGCCATGAGCCTGGCCCGCACCCTGCGCAAAGCCCCACCCCAGATTGCCGCCGACCTGCTGCAAAATATCCAGCTCCCGGCCTGGGTCAGGCGTGCCTTTGTGGTGGGGGGGTACCTCAATTTTGAGCTCGAGCCGGCCTTCCTGGTGCAGTCGGCCACCCTGCCACTGGCCCCTTTTCCCAGGGCCGAGGGCAAGGTACTTTTGGAGCACACCTCGGTCAACCCCAACAAGGAGCTGCACGTTGGGCATCTGCGCAACATCTGCTTGGGCGACTCCCTGGCGCGAATCCTGCGCTTTGCGGGCCGCCAGGTAGAGGTGATGAACTACATCGACGATACCGGGCGACAGGCGGCCGAGAGCCTATTTGCCCTGCAGTACTTTGGCCTTAAGGAAACGCCTGCGCAGGTCAAATACGATCACTGGGTGGGCCAGGCCTACGTGCGGCTGCACCAGGCCATGGAGAACCCCGCGCAGAAAGCCAACATCGAGCAGGGGGTACAGGCCACGCTGCACCGCCTGGAAGCGGGGGAACTGCGCGGCGAGGTAGACAAAATTCTGCGGGCCCAGCTACAGACCATGTACCGTCTGGGGGCCGAGTACAGCGCTTTGGTCTGGGAGTCCGATATCGTGCGGGAAGGGCTTTTGGGTAAGGCCATGCAGGCCCTGGAAAGCTCCCCCTACGTCTCGCGCCCCAGCGAGGGCAAGTATGCGGGCGCTTTGGTCATGGATACCAGCGCCTTTATTCCGGGCCTGGAAGACCCCTACCTGGTGCTTATTCGTTCCAACGGCACCTCGACCTATACCGCCAAGGACATCGCCCTGCAGTTTTGGAAGATGGGCCTGCTGGAGGGCCTCCAGTTTGTGGAGTACGATACCCAGCCCAGCGGCACCCCCCTCTATAGCTCGCATCCCGAAGGGGTGCACATGCCCTTTGGTGGGGCCAGCGAGACTATTAACGTGGTGGATGCCCGCCAGAGCCATGCCTTGCGGGTGGTGCAGGCTTCGCTCGAGGTCGAGGGGCGGCACGACCTGGCCGAAAAATGCTTCCACCTGGCCTACGAGACGGTGTTGCTGGAGGGCCGGCAGATGTCGGGGCGCAAGGGCATTGTGGTCTCGGTGGACGAGGTGATGGATGAAGCGGTCAAGCGCGTGCGCGCGTTGATTGCCGAAAAAAACCCCGACCACCCCAGCCCCGAGCAGGCCGCCGAACAAATTGGGGTGGGTGCCGTGCGGTTTGCCATGCTCAAAACCGAGGCCAAAAAACAAATCGACTTCCGCTACGACCAGGCCCTGAGTTTCGAAGGCGATACCGGCCCCTACATCCAGTATGCCTATGCCCGTGCGGGCTCGATTCTGCGTAAAGCCGAAGAGCAGGGGGTTTTGCAGGAAGAAGCCGACTTCGCCCAGGCCACCCCATACGAGGTGGCCCTGGCCAAGACCCTGCTCCGTTTTCCCGAAGCCGTGCAGGATGCTGCCCGCAACAAAGCGCCGCACATTGTAGCCCAGTACCTGCTCGAGCTGGCCGCGGCCTGGAGTAGTTTCTACAACGCCAAAACCCCCGAGGGCAAACCCGCCACGCCGGTGCTGACCGCGCCCGCTGGGCTGCGCGGGGTACGGCTGGAGCTGGTCAGGGCCCTGCGCCAGACCCTCAAGCAGGGGCTGGGCCTGCTGGGCCTGGAAGCACCCGAGGTGATGTAG
- a CDS encoding YbaK/EbsC family protein, whose translation MKLSPSAQKVQEALHRRGFDHLQVQELSASTRTAQEAASAVGCAVGQIVKSLIFRGATSTKPYLLLVSGANRVDLPRLEAYLGEQLEKPDAEYVRRVTGFAIGGVPPIGHTQPLEALFDPDLLDYERIYAAAGTPFALFGLSPQELLQLTGGRVLALK comes from the coding sequence ATGAAGCTCTCCCCCAGTGCCCAGAAGGTGCAGGAAGCCCTGCATCGGCGGGGCTTTGACCACCTGCAGGTGCAGGAGCTGTCGGCCTCAACCCGCACTGCCCAGGAAGCCGCCAGCGCGGTGGGTTGTGCGGTGGGCCAGATTGTCAAGTCGCTCATCTTTAGGGGGGCAACCAGCACCAAGCCCTATCTGCTGTTGGTCTCGGGGGCCAACCGGGTAGACCTGCCTCGGCTCGAGGCCTACCTGGGGGAGCAGTTAGAAAAGCCCGATGCCGAGTATGTGCGCCGGGTAACCGGCTTTGCCATTGGCGGAGTGCCACCCATCGGCCATACCCAGCCCCTAGAAGCCCTGTTTGACCCCGACCTGCTCGATTACGAGCGCATTTACGCCGCTGCCGGAACCCCCTTTGCGCTGTTTGGCCTCTCGCCACAAGAGCTGCTGCAGCTTACCGGGGGGCGCGTGCTGGCCCTCAAGTAA
- a CDS encoding DPP IV N-terminal domain-containing protein: MLRLLAVILLFSSLALAQFDPTRAWFTLRSEHFDIHYHAGLERVASEAAIYAEKAYALLKADFEAPPGRISLVLSDVGDTLNGFADPSNNRVGIFTGQFRSSDFFNPRLSSWWEAVIFHEIAHIFDLSQVRGPLKERTRIFGQLPAQSAVKPFPFVEGTVLYLKHKKLGESRLNDATTRMMLRQMVISGRFPTLDEIRQAYSRSAWPPLGFLVYNYSAWLVQYLEERFGEDAYRRFTEANAGMLAFKDFNQPFLKAFGVSLDQIYADFVRWLPSQFEGEIARIRAEGLTPAQKLSTLGFFSEAPTDSASGLVYAHASPLRSGLRLVVNEKERELVNGPAQYPQWSPDGRYLLFTASRAASPYFVGSDLYQYDRLEGRVKRLTSGERVYYARYAPDGQSIFLAKNTPDGSTELARYFIELEHLQPLRSFPHQDGVVHSFAVAPDGNSLVLSLLRRGGFQDLYRYTLQTGALTPLTQDKNVEADPVFSPDGRYVIYSSDVNRVYNLYAYRLEDGAVFQVTNLLTGALQPTISHSKQHLIFTGYDEAGYNLYQVAYDPRTWKRIALEREPLPEFRPAEAAQGEAYNPFPYLRPLYWLPTAGIGVGGFGLSAVLGVSFAASDPVGIHAYSVGAGFDSNFRGVYYNLAYQYAGLGFPLVLQAVGAGRDSAQGVGASFWSAQGGLDMQYVRTDLLEPALDPNQNTVTHAFSARIRVSDTTASDLFRLRSSLSLLGTAFVREGSPDWRYSVQGALGLQMRLPLEATHVIGLRLGGGFTTSPLAYDGFDLGALPLVAGGQPPLAVRGYAPGQLRGQQALVGSLEYRLPPWSLERGLGNWPVFFDDLSLAVFMDAGVAGSPLRLEQTRFSLGAELRLGLTLFYLAPGGSVALGGAQGLGEAGPRFYLSLLLPGL, from the coding sequence ATGTTGCGCTTACTGGCCGTCATTTTGCTCTTTAGCTCGCTGGCCCTGGCCCAGTTCGACCCCACCCGGGCCTGGTTTACCCTGCGCTCCGAGCACTTCGATATCCACTACCATGCCGGCCTCGAGCGCGTGGCCAGCGAGGCCGCCATCTACGCCGAAAAGGCCTACGCGCTGCTCAAAGCCGACTTCGAGGCCCCGCCGGGGCGGATCAGCCTGGTGCTCTCGGATGTGGGCGATACCCTCAACGGCTTCGCCGACCCCAGCAACAACCGGGTGGGCATTTTTACCGGGCAGTTCCGCAGCTCTGACTTTTTCAACCCCCGGCTTTCCTCCTGGTGGGAGGCGGTCATTTTCCATGAGATCGCGCACATCTTCGACCTCTCGCAGGTGCGCGGCCCCCTCAAAGAGCGTACCCGCATCTTCGGGCAACTGCCCGCCCAGAGCGCGGTTAAGCCCTTCCCCTTTGTGGAGGGCACGGTGCTTTACCTCAAGCACAAAAAGCTGGGCGAGTCGCGCCTGAACGACGCCACCACCCGCATGATGCTGCGCCAGATGGTCATCTCGGGCAGGTTTCCCACCCTCGACGAGATCCGCCAGGCCTACAGCCGCTCCGCCTGGCCCCCCCTGGGCTTCCTGGTCTATAACTACAGCGCCTGGCTGGTGCAGTACCTGGAGGAGCGCTTCGGCGAGGATGCCTACCGCCGCTTTACCGAGGCCAACGCCGGGATGCTGGCCTTCAAGGACTTCAACCAGCCTTTCCTGAAGGCCTTTGGGGTCTCGCTCGACCAGATCTACGCCGACTTTGTGCGCTGGCTGCCCAGCCAGTTCGAAGGTGAGATTGCCCGCATCCGGGCCGAGGGCCTGACCCCGGCGCAAAAGCTCAGCACGCTGGGGTTTTTTAGCGAAGCGCCCACCGACTCCGCCAGCGGCCTGGTGTACGCCCACGCCTCACCCCTACGCAGCGGGCTGCGGCTCGTAGTGAATGAAAAAGAGCGGGAGCTGGTGAACGGCCCAGCCCAGTACCCGCAGTGGTCGCCGGACGGGCGCTACCTGCTCTTTACCGCCAGCCGGGCGGCCAGCCCCTACTTTGTGGGCAGCGACCTCTACCAGTACGACCGCCTGGAGGGGCGCGTCAAGCGCCTGACCAGCGGTGAGCGGGTTTATTATGCCCGCTATGCCCCCGACGGCCAGAGTATCTTCCTGGCCAAAAACACCCCGGACGGCTCGACCGAGCTGGCTCGATACTTTATCGAACTCGAGCACCTCCAGCCCCTGCGTAGCTTCCCCCACCAGGACGGGGTGGTACACTCATTCGCGGTAGCGCCGGACGGTAACTCACTGGTGCTCTCGTTGTTGCGGCGCGGGGGCTTTCAAGACCTCTACCGCTACACCCTGCAAACCGGCGCCCTGACCCCCCTCACCCAGGACAAAAACGTAGAAGCCGACCCGGTTTTTAGCCCGGATGGGCGCTATGTGATCTACAGCAGCGATGTGAACCGGGTGTACAACCTATACGCCTACCGGCTCGAAGACGGGGCGGTGTTCCAGGTAACCAACCTGCTCACCGGGGCCCTCCAGCCCACCATTTCCCACAGCAAGCAGCACCTCATCTTTACCGGCTACGATGAGGCCGGCTACAACCTGTACCAGGTGGCCTATGACCCCCGCACCTGGAAGCGCATAGCTTTGGAGCGCGAACCCCTGCCGGAGTTCAGGCCCGCCGAGGCTGCACAGGGGGAGGCTTACAACCCCTTCCCCTACCTGCGCCCGCTCTACTGGCTACCCACCGCTGGAATCGGGGTGGGTGGGTTTGGCCTTTCGGCGGTGCTGGGGGTTTCGTTTGCGGCCTCCGACCCCGTGGGCATCCATGCTTATTCTGTGGGGGCCGGCTTCGACAGCAATTTTCGTGGGGTCTACTACAACCTGGCCTACCAGTACGCCGGCCTGGGGTTTCCGCTGGTGCTGCAGGCGGTGGGGGCGGGCCGGGATAGCGCCCAGGGCGTGGGTGCTTCGTTCTGGTCGGCGCAGGGGGGCCTGGATATGCAGTACGTGCGCACGGATCTGCTCGAGCCCGCCCTCGACCCCAACCAGAACACGGTTACCCATGCCTTCTCGGCCCGCATTCGGGTATCCGATACCACGGCCAGCGATCTCTTTCGCCTGCGCAGCAGCCTGAGCCTGCTGGGCACGGCTTTTGTGCGGGAGGGCAGCCCGGACTGGCGCTATAGCGTGCAGGGGGCCTTGGGCTTGCAGATGCGGCTGCCGCTCGAGGCCACCCATGTTATAGGCTTGCGCCTGGGAGGGGGCTTCACCACCTCGCCCCTGGCCTACGATGGTTTCGACCTGGGGGCCTTGCCCTTGGTTGCTGGAGGCCAGCCGCCCCTGGCAGTGCGGGGTTACGCGCCGGGCCAGCTGCGGGGCCAGCAGGCCCTGGTGGGCTCGCTCGAGTACCGCCTGCCGCCCTGGAGCCTCGAGCGCGGACTGGGCAACTGGCCGGTGTTCTTCGACGACCTGAGCCTCGCTGTGTTTATGGATGCGGGGGTGGCCGGCTCACCCCTGCGCCTCGAGCAGACCCGCTTCTCGCTGGGGGCGGAGCTGCGCCTTGGCCTGACCCTGTTCTACCTTGCCCCTGGGGGCAGCGTGGCCCTGGGCGGGGCCCAGGGCCTGGGGGAGGCCGGGCCGCGCTTTTACCTCAGCCTGCTGCTGCCTGGTTTGTAG
- the purU gene encoding formyltetrahydrofolate deformylase has product MQTDTTARLLITCPDRPGIVAAVSNFLFNHGANITALDQHSTDPEGGLFFMRLEFQTPHLDVSREILEKAFAERVAARFEMNWRIAYAADLKKVAILVSRYDHALLELLWRHSNRELPCELTQVISNHDDLRLEVERFGIPYHYVPVEKERKEEAEAQMLELLGDTDLVVLARYMQILTPHFVARYPNRIINIHHSFLPAFVGANPYKQAYTRGVKIIGATAHYVTEELDQGPIIEQDVARVSHRHDVADLVRLGRDLERNVLARAVQWHLEDRIIVYGNKTVVFS; this is encoded by the coding sequence ATGCAGACCGACACCACGGCGCGGCTCCTGATTACCTGCCCCGACCGCCCCGGCATCGTGGCGGCAGTCTCGAATTTCCTCTTCAACCACGGGGCCAACATCACCGCGCTGGATCAGCACTCCACCGACCCCGAGGGGGGGCTATTCTTCATGCGCCTGGAGTTTCAGACCCCCCACCTGGATGTCTCGAGGGAGATTCTGGAAAAAGCCTTTGCCGAGCGGGTGGCGGCCCGCTTCGAGATGAACTGGCGCATCGCCTACGCCGCCGACCTCAAGAAGGTCGCCATTCTGGTTTCCCGCTACGACCACGCCCTTTTGGAGCTTCTCTGGCGGCACAGCAACCGCGAGCTGCCCTGCGAGCTGACCCAGGTCATCTCTAATCACGACGACCTGCGCCTCGAGGTCGAGCGCTTCGGCATTCCCTACCACTATGTGCCTGTGGAGAAAGAGCGCAAAGAGGAGGCCGAGGCCCAGATGCTGGAGCTGCTGGGCGACACCGACCTGGTGGTGCTGGCTCGCTACATGCAGATTCTGACCCCACACTTTGTGGCCCGCTACCCCAACCGCATCATCAACATCCACCACTCCTTTCTGCCCGCTTTTGTGGGCGCCAACCCCTACAAGCAGGCCTATACCCGCGGGGTCAAGATTATCGGGGCCACCGCCCACTACGTCACCGAAGAACTCGACCAGGGGCCCATTATCGAGCAGGACGTGGCCCGGGTCTCCCACCGGCACGACGTAGCCGACCTGGTGCGGCTGGGGCGCGATTTAGAGCGCAATGTGCTGGCTCGGGCGGTGCAGTGGCACCTGGAAGACCGCATCATCGTCTACGGCAACAAGACTGTGGTGTTTTCATAA
- a CDS encoding adenylosuccinate synthase, with protein sequence MPGIAIIGAQWGDEGKGKVTDALAEDADFVVRYQGGANAGHTVVAQGKTFKLNLLPTGVIHPQATNVLGDGMVIDAYRFAEEMQNIRAEGLNPRVLVSDKAHLVLPHHKAVEARNNFVGTTKRGIGPAYSDRARRVGIRAGDLLDEAVLKERVQTLLTEKPNSTREAGWDTPQKALADLYRMREMLAPHIADTGQLLREALKQGKKVLFEGAQATLLDLNYGDYPYVTSSHPTVGGIIVGTGVSHKAINKVYGVAKAYATRVGNGPFPTELFGEEDEYLRQKGGEFGVTTGRARRTGWLDLVLLKYACEVNGFDGLVLTKLDVLSGFPVVKVGVEHRPDGSVKYVEIPGWGNLEGIRSREGLPSSVKHFIELIEDYTQTPVVMFSTSPRREDTFGAVSWV encoded by the coding sequence GTGCCAGGAATCGCCATTATTGGAGCCCAGTGGGGCGACGAAGGAAAAGGCAAAGTAACCGACGCCCTCGCCGAGGATGCCGACTTTGTGGTGCGCTACCAGGGCGGGGCCAATGCCGGCCATACCGTGGTGGCCCAGGGCAAAACCTTCAAGCTGAACCTCCTGCCCACCGGGGTCATTCACCCCCAGGCCACCAACGTGCTGGGCGACGGGATGGTCATTGACGCCTACCGCTTCGCCGAGGAGATGCAGAACATCCGGGCCGAGGGCCTGAACCCCCGGGTGCTGGTCTCGGATAAGGCCCACCTGGTGCTGCCCCACCACAAGGCTGTGGAGGCCCGCAACAACTTTGTGGGTACCACCAAACGGGGTATCGGGCCGGCCTACTCCGACCGGGCCCGGCGGGTGGGCATCCGGGCGGGCGATTTGCTCGACGAGGCGGTGCTCAAAGAGCGGGTGCAAACCCTGCTCACCGAAAAACCCAATTCGACTAGAGAAGCGGGCTGGGATACCCCCCAAAAGGCCCTGGCCGACCTCTACCGGATGCGCGAGATGCTGGCCCCTCATATCGCCGATACCGGACAGCTGTTGCGTGAGGCCCTCAAGCAGGGCAAGAAGGTGCTTTTTGAGGGCGCCCAGGCCACCCTCCTGGACCTCAACTACGGCGACTACCCCTACGTGACCAGCTCGCACCCTACGGTGGGGGGAATTATCGTTGGAACTGGGGTAAGCCACAAGGCCATCAATAAGGTCTATGGGGTGGCCAAGGCCTATGCCACCCGGGTGGGCAACGGCCCTTTCCCCACCGAGCTTTTTGGTGAAGAAGACGAATATCTAAGGCAGAAGGGCGGTGAGTTTGGCGTGACCACCGGGCGGGCCCGGCGCACCGGCTGGCTCGACCTGGTGCTGCTCAAATACGCCTGCGAGGTCAACGGTTTCGATGGCCTGGTGCTCACCAAGCTGGATGTGCTCTCGGGCTTTCCGGTGGTTAAAGTGGGTGTCGAGCACCGCCCCGACGGCAGCGTGAAGTACGTGGAAATTCCCGGCTGGGGCAACCTCGAGGGCATCCGCAGCCGCGAGGGGCTGCCCTCGAGCGTGAAGCATTTTATCGAGCTTATCGAAGACTATACCCAGACCCCAGTGGTAATGTTTTCCACCAGCCCCCGCCGCGAGGACACCTTTGGGGCGGTAAGCTGGGTTTAG
- a CDS encoding M20 family metallopeptidase produces MKPIEHLESRLPAILQDLEAIVTLEAPSHDLSGLAKVADWIATQFGPLGSLKREETPNGPLLRVRIAGSGKKVLVLCHFDTVHPVGAFAVPWKIEGQRAYGPGVYDMKGNIVQLLWALRTNQALGLALPALELLFTPDEEVGSMASRAAIEAGALRNDLVLVLEAPMGNGDLKVARKGVGQYRLTAHGKPAHQGVEPEKGINAIVELAHQIPRVVALQDWEKGTTLGPNVIKGGTTSNVVAATAWVEIDLRVWTLSEAERVERALKDLQPVLPGATLSLEGGLNRPPMEPSPASLELFERARRIGAELGLQLGPGRVGGGSDGNFTAALGVPTLDGLGLFGEAAHQLSENVYIPQIPARIALLSGLLHELAQ; encoded by the coding sequence GTGAAGCCCATCGAACACCTGGAGTCTCGCCTTCCGGCCATCCTGCAAGACCTCGAGGCCATCGTGACCCTCGAGGCCCCCTCCCACGACCTGAGCGGCCTGGCCAAAGTGGCCGACTGGATTGCCACCCAGTTTGGCCCTTTGGGAAGCCTAAAGCGCGAAGAAACCCCCAACGGCCCGCTGCTGCGGGTGCGCATCGCGGGCTCGGGCAAAAAGGTGCTGGTGCTGTGCCACTTCGACACCGTGCACCCGGTGGGGGCCTTTGCCGTGCCCTGGAAGATCGAGGGCCAGCGGGCCTATGGCCCCGGCGTCTACGACATGAAGGGCAACATCGTACAGCTATTGTGGGCTTTACGCACCAACCAGGCCCTGGGGCTGGCCCTACCCGCGCTCGAGCTTCTCTTCACGCCGGACGAAGAGGTGGGCTCGATGGCCTCACGCGCGGCCATCGAGGCGGGCGCGCTACGCAACGACCTGGTGCTGGTGCTGGAAGCCCCCATGGGCAACGGCGACCTCAAGGTGGCCCGCAAGGGGGTGGGCCAGTACCGCCTTACCGCCCACGGTAAACCAGCCCATCAGGGGGTCGAGCCTGAGAAAGGGATCAACGCCATCGTCGAGCTGGCCCATCAGATTCCCAGGGTGGTGGCCCTGCAGGACTGGGAAAAAGGCACCACCCTGGGGCCCAATGTGATCAAGGGGGGCACCACCAGCAACGTGGTTGCGGCCACGGCCTGGGTGGAGATCGACCTGCGGGTCTGGACTTTGTCTGAGGCCGAGCGGGTCGAGCGCGCGCTTAAGGATCTGCAACCGGTGCTGCCCGGGGCCACCCTCTCGCTGGAGGGCGGCCTGAACCGACCCCCCATGGAGCCCAGCCCGGCCTCGCTCGAGCTCTTCGAGCGGGCCCGGCGCATCGGGGCCGAGCTAGGGCTACAGCTTGGCCCGGGGCGGGTGGGAGGCGGCTCGGATGGCAACTTTACCGCTGCTTTGGGGGTACCCACCCTGGACGGGCTGGGCCTGTTCGGCGAAGCGGCCCACCAGCTCAGCGAGAACGTCTACATCCCGCAAATTCCCGCCCGCATCGCCCTGCTCTCGGGCCTTTTGCACGAACTGGCCCAATGA
- a CDS encoding type II toxin-antitoxin system PemK/MazF family toxin codes for MRRGELYLYQKPRDYDPRRQRVFVVVGRQGLIDSSYSTVICAPVYSRYIGLSTQVLVGVEEGLKHESAIYCDELTSLEKSRLTNYVGMLSAAKLKELNRALAIALELPEPDDLEP; via the coding sequence GTGCGGCGAGGTGAGCTGTACCTCTACCAGAAGCCGCGCGACTACGACCCCCGCAGGCAGAGGGTGTTTGTGGTGGTCGGGCGTCAGGGGTTGATTGACAGCAGCTACTCCACCGTCATCTGCGCACCGGTCTACAGTCGCTACATAGGGCTTTCGACGCAAGTGCTGGTTGGCGTCGAGGAAGGGCTCAAGCACGAAAGCGCAATCTACTGCGACGAGTTGACCAGCCTGGAAAAAAGCCGCCTGACCAATTATGTGGGTATGCTCTCGGCCGCAAAACTCAAGGAGCTCAACCGAGCACTGGCCATCGCCCTCGAGCTGCCCGAGCCGGACGACTTGGAACCTTAA
- a CDS encoding S1C family serine protease: MSMRNSIVLGLLLVVGGGVAWFNLSKSQSSLPASSEPQVQAQAQSFDQSRAFLENERNTIDVVQRTGDGVVFVAVRTAPRASGDFGFFAPFLQPQPQEGTGSGFVIDQDGLILTNYHVIEGADQITVRFHNDPKSYPARVVGRAEPLDMALIRVQAPRERLKPMRLADSDQVRVGQKAIAMGNPFGLEFTVTEGIVSAIRRNPNDGSASGKGAFVPTVIQTDAAINPGNSGGPLLNSRGEVIGINTFIYSSAGAFGAAQSAGIGFAIPINLAKQYLNDLKAGKDITAEEIVRSRPRLGVTLSLLSMAEYPENIRRQNRLPDTGLMIQQVERGSPAERAGLRPATRTVQLQLRTGQVIELGVNGDILLEADGNPINNINDLRAVLLSKKQGEAVNLKVWRDGQTREVRVVPQVIR; encoded by the coding sequence ATGTCCATGAGAAACTCTATCGTCCTGGGTTTGTTGCTGGTGGTGGGCGGAGGGGTGGCCTGGTTCAACCTGAGCAAGAGCCAGAGCTCTTTGCCGGCCTCGAGCGAGCCGCAGGTGCAGGCCCAGGCGCAGTCTTTTGACCAGAGCCGGGCTTTTTTAGAAAACGAACGCAACACCATTGACGTGGTGCAGCGTACCGGCGATGGGGTGGTGTTTGTGGCGGTTCGAACAGCGCCCCGGGCCAGCGGCGATTTTGGCTTTTTTGCTCCCTTTCTGCAACCCCAACCCCAGGAAGGAACAGGCTCAGGCTTTGTCATAGACCAGGACGGCCTGATTCTGACCAACTACCACGTGATTGAAGGGGCCGACCAGATTACGGTGCGCTTCCACAACGACCCCAAAAGCTACCCGGCCCGCGTGGTGGGTAGGGCCGAACCCCTGGACATGGCCCTGATCCGGGTGCAGGCCCCGCGCGAAAGGCTCAAACCCATGCGCCTGGCCGACTCCGACCAGGTGCGGGTAGGGCAGAAGGCCATCGCCATGGGCAACCCCTTCGGCCTGGAGTTTACCGTGACCGAAGGGATTGTATCGGCCATCCGGCGCAACCCCAACGACGGCAGCGCCAGTGGTAAAGGGGCTTTTGTGCCCACCGTAATACAGACCGATGCGGCCATCAACCCCGGCAACTCGGGGGGGCCCTTGCTCAACTCCCGCGGTGAGGTGATCGGGATTAACACCTTCATCTACAGTTCGGCGGGGGCTTTCGGGGCCGCGCAGTCGGCGGGCATCGGCTTTGCCATTCCCATCAACCTGGCCAAGCAGTACCTGAACGACCTTAAAGCGGGCAAGGACATTACCGCCGAAGAGATTGTGCGTTCCCGGCCTCGTCTGGGCGTAACCCTCTCGCTGCTCTCGATGGCCGAGTACCCCGAGAACATCCGCCGCCAGAACCGGCTGCCCGATACCGGACTGATGATTCAGCAGGTCGAGCGCGGTAGCCCTGCCGAACGGGCGGGGCTGCGGCCTGCGACCCGCACCGTGCAGCTTCAGCTCCGCACCGGACAGGTCATCGAGCTGGGGGTGAACGGCGACATTCTGCTCGAGGCCGACGGCAACCCCATCAACAACATCAACGACCTGCGGGCGGTGCTCCTCTCCAAGAAGCAAGGCGAGGCTGTAAACCTCAAGGTCTGGCGCGACGGCCAGACCCGCGAGGTGCGGGTGGTGCCGCAGGTGATCCGCTAA